The Fimbriimonas ginsengisoli Gsoil 348 genome window below encodes:
- a CDS encoding polysaccharide deacetylase family protein produces the protein MSVAFGQSVQSGDRWQAAKLLDQAGKAVEWRAGRVTVFSFCAYWCDTWKAQVPKLVEVKGALRGLPVDIRTVSIDGRWAEVARNNGGLPLWRDAGAAWSRHVGVDRVPTTVVVDRTGRVSFSSSGIVRRDDLLAAVRSALRGDEASGGTVYLTFDDFPPANGGEELLDALRATGVKATLFCLGSRIEANVKLLRRALREGHSVQCHSWSHDASSPQLDRCHEAFRRALGRDFRLYRAPGSEQIMGLGQPPPVVDPYDYTRPGTSELLRRVLSAVRAGSEIQLHAGVRETVEALPTLVQRLRDRGFQFSSL, from the coding sequence ATGTCAGTCGCCTTCGGCCAGTCGGTGCAATCGGGAGACCGATGGCAGGCGGCTAAGCTGCTGGACCAGGCCGGCAAGGCGGTCGAGTGGAGAGCGGGCCGGGTGACGGTCTTTTCGTTCTGTGCCTACTGGTGCGACACGTGGAAGGCCCAAGTGCCGAAGCTGGTCGAGGTCAAAGGGGCCTTGAGAGGGTTGCCGGTGGATATCCGAACCGTCTCCATCGACGGCCGGTGGGCGGAAGTGGCGCGAAACAACGGCGGGTTGCCGCTATGGCGCGATGCCGGCGCGGCTTGGTCCCGCCACGTGGGAGTCGACCGGGTTCCTACGACGGTGGTCGTCGACCGTACGGGCCGAGTTTCGTTCTCCTCTTCCGGAATCGTGCGGCGCGACGATTTACTCGCCGCGGTGAGATCGGCCTTGCGAGGAGATGAAGCGAGCGGGGGGACGGTCTACCTCACCTTCGACGACTTCCCACCCGCGAACGGCGGGGAAGAGCTGCTCGACGCGTTGCGCGCGACCGGGGTGAAAGCGACCCTGTTTTGCCTTGGCTCGCGAATCGAAGCGAATGTGAAGCTGCTTCGCCGGGCGCTGAGGGAGGGACATTCCGTGCAATGCCACTCATGGTCTCACGATGCTTCAAGCCCTCAGCTTGACCGCTGCCACGAGGCTTTTCGCCGCGCCTTGGGACGCGATTTCCGCCTGTACCGAGCCCCGGGGTCGGAGCAGATCATGGGCTTAGGGCAGCCGCCGCCGGTGGTCGATCCATACGACTATACGCGGCCAGGAACCTCTGAGCTCCTGAGGCGGGTTTTGTCCGCCGTGCGGGCCGGGAGTGAGATTCAGCTTCACGCGGGAGTCCGCGAGACGGTGGAGGCGCTGCCCACCCTGGTTCAGCGGTTGCGCGACCGCGGGTTTCAGTTCAGTTCTTTATAG
- a CDS encoding alpha-2-macroglobulin family protein, which yields MSAVIALLLAGVLGQGDEATAPVKELRHEINVWVARNVAPGPKVRLNMNTRNVPVVHVSALPVDGSAWMRVRDKKHDRPAPIGPAVKSWDVTVADPKSARGGGDHYFTRQVNLPLLKPGVYLLSVRGAGKEATAVVNVTNLAVVVKRSPKRVLAWVTDFKTGAVQPGAEVALYGRNGEPRGRGRTGTDGVAIFEAKPGNDTLVVRRGDDLAGIDCGAEDPDGHLRAHFQTDRPIYRPGQTVYYKAILRLTKGRSYVPVVKGEVVATLRDPKDNPLDQFRIRPNPQGSIAGSFKVPEEGMAGPYTIVLDAAGQQAFETFTVASYRKPEFKVEAQAAAKRYLAGQTLKFTVSSAYYFGAPVPQAHVRWTVRGSRIPFFTAGAEERWFYGGDGNLYPSDTYATTPFVGEGETVTDNDGKATIEIESDPAAGDQSYDLSITVEDESRRQVTGGTSVPVYAAAIRIGLTSGQSVTPLGGLIPVEVRAVDLDGRPIGAKVDLRLFEPEWVEKEGRFRKKLLADRTVTVPPTGKLVTELPARAEGSLSIEAVAPDGTGRKAKSSLEVYVAGPDYKAPRENPQPQIDLRLDRRVYVPGQAATAYMTTNRPNRPALLVLEGGDIFAYRVLPGRSSGRSWRFNTSVEQSPNGYVTVDQWSEQGLQSGSAVLPVPDPTRQITVETIPDQKELRPGDHARIRVRTLDSKGHPIPAEVALSVVDEAIYALSPDTTADPYGFYWGRREDGVSTTSTCPEEVSGGAYQRANAVAPVRQRFEDTAYWNAFVSTGPGGVGVAEFEVPGNLTTWRATARGVTADTQVGIGRSSFVATRPLTLRLATPRVVAQGDEFTLIGTVNNRSDGMVSTQVTLEGDGIGTPGTPTTVEMKPRSQQTVKWRLNAAKVPASGRFTLLAKANGPTADLSDALQVSVPIVPQGVRETVQAAGAMRQDATVKLPLPSDAMGDGATLSIRVFAGVAPAMRQTAERVLRSGRYGSPAAANGLIAVASAGRVGHEDDAREALALLSRTEHPDGWGWWDNAPSDPVITARVGHAISVARNAGVSVFPAMLNAAKNGARAQYDRSPLWEHRALLAASMVELNEEHGKDSIAEVSERGIHLSPYARLRLAEALAPTDRASAQNIVGEVTKLVSDGPGAAFVPVGEGLGWTASEGETTAELLLVLSRLGLHADLQDRLVTWLVTRDEWSRSMDEDATIAYALSLYAKNHPSATSIGSVTAIVNGKSVALKPSTVDASSSIDLPLDSLPTESIKLARDGGGEVMFNATLRYYRNVLVENATGVRVNRRYEVKNEAGVWSEVDRVIRPGEPVRCTVVVWGDDRSDAVRITEPIPAGFEFVEGEYTGYVQEDVRDGVVIHHLVNAGAPAFFRYYLRAESDGNLIALPAIAEYLRRPQQRGQSAATKLVVHP from the coding sequence ATGAGCGCGGTAATCGCTTTACTATTGGCGGGAGTGCTCGGCCAAGGGGACGAGGCTACGGCCCCGGTTAAAGAGCTCCGCCACGAGATCAACGTGTGGGTAGCCCGAAATGTCGCTCCCGGCCCGAAAGTCCGCCTGAACATGAACACGCGCAATGTGCCGGTGGTGCACGTGAGCGCTCTACCTGTCGATGGATCGGCTTGGATGCGCGTTCGCGACAAGAAGCATGACCGTCCGGCGCCGATTGGTCCCGCCGTCAAGAGCTGGGACGTGACGGTTGCCGACCCGAAGAGCGCGAGAGGAGGAGGCGACCACTACTTCACTCGGCAAGTTAACCTCCCACTTCTCAAGCCCGGCGTCTATCTTCTTTCGGTTCGCGGAGCGGGGAAGGAAGCGACGGCGGTCGTCAACGTCACAAACCTGGCCGTGGTGGTCAAGCGGTCGCCGAAACGGGTTCTCGCCTGGGTGACCGACTTCAAAACGGGCGCCGTTCAGCCCGGCGCAGAGGTCGCCCTGTACGGCCGGAACGGCGAACCTCGGGGAAGGGGGCGGACGGGGACAGACGGAGTTGCGATTTTTGAAGCGAAGCCGGGCAACGACACGCTCGTCGTGCGTCGGGGCGACGACCTGGCGGGAATCGATTGTGGCGCCGAGGATCCGGACGGCCACCTGCGGGCTCACTTCCAGACCGATCGGCCGATTTACCGGCCCGGGCAAACCGTTTACTACAAAGCGATCTTGCGCCTCACAAAAGGGCGCTCCTACGTTCCGGTTGTCAAGGGGGAAGTAGTCGCCACGCTTCGCGACCCCAAGGACAATCCGCTCGATCAATTCCGGATACGGCCGAACCCGCAGGGGAGCATCGCGGGGTCTTTCAAGGTTCCGGAAGAGGGAATGGCCGGCCCCTACACGATCGTTCTCGATGCGGCCGGGCAGCAGGCTTTCGAAACCTTTACGGTCGCCTCTTACCGGAAGCCTGAGTTCAAAGTGGAAGCTCAGGCGGCCGCAAAGAGGTATCTCGCCGGGCAGACGCTGAAGTTTACGGTGAGCTCCGCCTACTACTTCGGTGCTCCGGTCCCCCAAGCCCACGTGCGCTGGACCGTTCGCGGCAGTAGGATCCCATTCTTCACCGCGGGCGCCGAAGAGCGTTGGTTCTACGGTGGCGATGGAAACCTGTACCCGAGCGATACCTACGCAACCACGCCGTTCGTCGGCGAGGGTGAGACGGTAACGGATAACGACGGTAAGGCGACGATCGAGATCGAATCCGATCCCGCGGCGGGAGACCAGTCGTACGACCTAAGCATTACCGTCGAAGATGAATCTCGCCGGCAGGTCACCGGCGGCACCTCCGTTCCCGTGTATGCCGCCGCGATTCGCATCGGTTTGACCTCGGGACAGTCGGTCACGCCGCTTGGAGGCTTGATCCCGGTTGAAGTGCGTGCCGTCGATCTCGACGGGCGGCCCATCGGTGCAAAGGTCGATCTGCGACTCTTTGAGCCCGAGTGGGTCGAAAAGGAAGGGCGTTTCCGGAAGAAGCTTCTGGCCGACCGGACGGTCACCGTCCCCCCGACCGGCAAACTCGTCACCGAATTGCCAGCCCGGGCGGAAGGATCGCTGTCGATCGAGGCAGTTGCTCCAGATGGAACGGGCCGCAAGGCGAAGAGCTCGCTTGAAGTGTACGTAGCGGGGCCGGACTACAAGGCGCCGCGTGAGAACCCCCAGCCCCAAATCGACCTTAGGCTCGACCGCAGGGTTTACGTGCCAGGCCAAGCCGCCACCGCGTACATGACGACCAATCGTCCGAACCGGCCGGCGCTTCTTGTGCTGGAGGGCGGAGACATCTTTGCCTACCGCGTCCTTCCCGGTCGATCGTCCGGGCGTTCGTGGAGATTCAATACGTCGGTCGAGCAATCGCCGAACGGCTACGTCACGGTCGACCAATGGAGTGAGCAGGGGCTTCAGTCCGGAAGCGCGGTGCTGCCGGTTCCGGATCCCACTCGGCAGATAACCGTCGAGACCATTCCGGATCAAAAAGAGCTGAGACCAGGCGATCACGCGAGGATCAGGGTGCGTACGCTCGACAGCAAAGGGCATCCGATCCCGGCGGAGGTCGCGCTTTCGGTCGTCGACGAGGCGATCTATGCCCTCTCGCCGGACACGACCGCCGACCCTTACGGCTTCTATTGGGGCCGGCGCGAAGACGGCGTCTCGACCACCTCGACCTGCCCGGAAGAAGTCTCGGGCGGCGCATATCAACGGGCAAACGCGGTCGCTCCCGTTCGCCAGCGATTCGAGGACACTGCTTACTGGAACGCTTTTGTGAGCACCGGCCCGGGCGGGGTCGGCGTGGCCGAATTCGAGGTGCCGGGGAACCTGACCACTTGGCGGGCGACCGCTCGCGGCGTAACCGCCGACACTCAGGTCGGAATCGGGCGCAGTAGCTTCGTCGCGACCAGGCCGCTCACGCTTCGGTTGGCGACGCCGAGAGTGGTTGCTCAAGGAGACGAGTTCACCTTGATCGGGACCGTCAATAATCGCAGTGACGGCATGGTGTCGACCCAGGTGACGCTCGAAGGGGATGGAATCGGCACGCCCGGGACGCCGACGACGGTTGAGATGAAGCCCCGCTCTCAGCAGACCGTCAAATGGCGGCTGAACGCCGCCAAAGTGCCGGCAAGTGGGCGCTTTACTCTGCTCGCGAAGGCGAACGGCCCGACGGCGGATCTCTCAGATGCGTTGCAGGTCTCGGTTCCGATCGTGCCTCAGGGAGTCCGAGAAACCGTGCAGGCGGCGGGCGCCATGAGGCAGGACGCCACCGTCAAATTACCGCTCCCGAGCGATGCCATGGGTGACGGCGCGACCCTCTCGATCCGAGTCTTTGCCGGGGTAGCGCCGGCGATGAGGCAAACCGCGGAACGGGTCCTACGTTCGGGACGTTACGGCTCGCCGGCGGCGGCGAACGGCCTGATCGCGGTCGCCTCGGCGGGTCGGGTTGGCCATGAAGACGATGCGAGGGAAGCGCTCGCCCTCCTCTCTCGCACCGAGCATCCGGACGGATGGGGCTGGTGGGACAACGCCCCGTCGGATCCGGTGATCACGGCTCGCGTGGGCCATGCGATCTCGGTTGCGAGGAACGCCGGAGTTTCGGTATTTCCCGCGATGTTGAACGCCGCAAAGAATGGGGCAAGGGCGCAATACGACCGGTCTCCTTTGTGGGAACACCGGGCGCTGCTCGCGGCATCGATGGTCGAGCTGAACGAAGAGCACGGCAAGGACAGCATCGCCGAGGTCAGCGAGCGCGGTATTCACCTCTCGCCCTATGCCCGCCTCCGATTGGCCGAGGCTCTCGCCCCTACGGACCGCGCCAGCGCGCAGAACATCGTTGGCGAAGTAACCAAGCTCGTGTCCGACGGACCCGGCGCCGCCTTCGTACCCGTGGGCGAAGGTCTGGGTTGGACCGCCTCGGAGGGTGAAACGACGGCGGAGCTGCTTTTGGTTTTATCTCGCCTGGGCCTTCACGCCGATCTGCAGGACCGCCTGGTTACTTGGCTCGTCACTCGAGACGAATGGTCCCGGTCCATGGACGAAGACGCCACCATCGCCTACGCCCTGAGCCTTTACGCAAAGAACCATCCATCGGCAACCTCGATCGGATCGGTCACCGCAATCGTAAACGGAAAAAGCGTCGCCCTGAAACCCTCGACGGTGGATGCAAGTTCCAGCATCGACTTGCCGCTCGATTCCTTGCCGACTGAATCGATTAAGCTCGCCCGCGACGGCGGCGGCGAGGTGATGTTTAACGCTACCTTGCGGTACTACCGCAACGTTCTGGTTGAAAACGCCACCGGAGTGCGCGTTAATCGCCGATACGAAGTGAAGAACGAAGCCGGGGTCTGGTCGGAGGTGGATCGAGTGATCCGCCCCGGCGAGCCGGTTCGCTGCACCGTGGTGGTGTGGGGCGATGACCGCTCTGACGCCGTGCGGATCACCGAGCCGATCCCGGCCGGTTTCGAGTTTGTTGAAGGAGAGTACACCGGGTACGTGCAAGAAGACGTTCGCGACGGCGTGGTTATCCATCACCTCGTCAACGCCGGCGCCCCCGCGTTCTTCCGCTACTATCTACGGGCCGAATCGGACGGCAACCTGATCGCCCTCCCCGCCATCGCCGAATACCTCCGCCGCCCCCAACAGCGCGGCCAGTCCGCAGCAACGAAACTGGTGGTCCACCCGTGA
- the rplT gene encoding 50S ribosomal protein L20 produces the protein MARVKRGLMRHKRHKKIIDKASGYWGRKKNVFSRAHEQVMKSGQYAFRDRRRRKRDFRRLWIARISAACGECDIKYSQLIDGITKAGIQVNRKMLSELAIADMAAFKAIVEQARTARTAA, from the coding sequence ATGGCTCGCGTAAAACGCGGTTTGATGCGCCATAAGCGTCACAAGAAGATTATCGATAAGGCCTCCGGTTACTGGGGCCGTAAGAAGAACGTTTTTAGCCGTGCTCACGAGCAGGTAATGAAGTCTGGGCAGTACGCCTTCCGCGACCGCCGCCGCCGAAAGCGAGACTTCCGCCGCCTCTGGATTGCCCGAATCAGCGCCGCCTGCGGCGAGTGCGACATCAAGTACTCGCAGCTCATCGACGGCATCACGAAGGCCGGCATTCAGGTCAACCGTAAGATGCTGAGCGAGCTCGCCATCGCCGACATGGCCGCCTTCAAAGCCATCGTCGAGCAGGCCCGCACCGCCCGCACCGCGGCCTAA
- a CDS encoding NAD+ synthase, protein MPFPVTRALGFDPTSDDPLKINAPLVAEWLVRFLRDECIRRRNIRKAVLGLSGGVDSAVVAYLAARAFGAENVYAYRMPYKISSQESLDHAQLVVDDLGINVRTIQITEMVDGYIGGFEPEISPARLGNVCARSRMIVIFDQSAKVGGLPIGTGNKSERLFGYYTWHADDSPPINPIGDLFKTQVWQLATALGVPSEIIDKPASADLIKGQTDESDFGITYAKADRILHYMTQGFSRAKLIEVGFPPEDVELVWKRVDNTHWKRRLPTVAMTSSTAIGEYYLRPVDF, encoded by the coding sequence ATGCCGTTTCCGGTAACGCGCGCCCTGGGTTTCGACCCCACCTCCGACGATCCGCTTAAGATCAATGCCCCTCTCGTGGCGGAGTGGTTGGTCCGGTTCCTACGCGACGAATGCATTCGCCGGCGAAACATCCGAAAGGCCGTTCTGGGATTGTCCGGCGGCGTCGACTCGGCGGTGGTCGCCTACCTTGCGGCGCGGGCGTTTGGGGCAGAGAACGTCTACGCGTACCGTATGCCGTACAAGATCTCGTCCCAAGAGAGCCTAGACCACGCCCAACTCGTCGTCGACGATCTCGGCATCAACGTACGAACCATCCAGATCACCGAGATGGTGGACGGATACATCGGCGGATTCGAGCCGGAGATCTCGCCCGCTCGACTCGGGAATGTGTGCGCCCGAAGCCGCATGATCGTGATCTTTGATCAAAGCGCGAAAGTCGGTGGTCTCCCGATTGGCACCGGGAATAAGAGCGAGCGGCTGTTCGGCTACTACACCTGGCATGCCGACGACTCGCCCCCGATCAACCCGATCGGGGATCTCTTCAAGACCCAGGTCTGGCAATTGGCGACGGCGTTAGGGGTGCCGTCCGAGATTATCGATAAGCCGGCATCCGCCGACCTCATCAAGGGGCAGACGGACGAGAGCGATTTCGGGATCACCTACGCAAAGGCGGACCGGATCCTGCATTACATGACCCAAGGGTTCAGCCGAGCCAAGCTGATCGAAGTCGGATTTCCGCCCGAGGACGTTGAGCTGGTTTGGAAGCGGGTCGACAACACCCACTGGAAGCGCCGCCTCCCTACGGTGGCGATGACCAGTTCCACCGCCATCGGCGAGTATTACCTACGTCCGGTCGATTTCTAG
- a CDS encoding LCP family protein: MRKQRQSTPMWRRLVGGFVYGSLLLGAIAAGTGYRLLSESKVASALADKVIHHTSPNEVFHSNTTTLLLLGCDEDLAPGGKKVLRKQARSDMMLVAKLDFDNKRITGLSIPRDTECRLPGDRIRKINAYHAIAKPGEEAELTKTAVEHLLKGVRIDRVVTLDYDAFQTVVNMVGGVPVEVDRTMDYDDNAGNLHIHLKPGRAVLDGYNAMCYVRYRHGDSDFKRQDRQKAFLVAFKNAVLGKPGMIGQVADQSMAVLGNALNADEIASLALFAKDVPPANIQMGQVPVVEGKGTRLSVNDKQLPSVLAQYFLTDSYGSRVSVAR, translated from the coding sequence ATGAGGAAGCAGCGCCAATCGACGCCCATGTGGAGACGCCTAGTTGGCGGCTTTGTTTACGGGTCATTACTGTTAGGAGCCATCGCGGCCGGGACCGGCTATCGCTTACTGAGCGAAAGCAAGGTCGCTTCCGCGCTCGCCGACAAGGTCATTCACCACACTTCACCCAACGAAGTGTTCCACTCGAATACCACCACGCTCCTACTGCTAGGCTGCGACGAGGATCTCGCGCCCGGCGGCAAGAAAGTTCTTCGGAAGCAAGCGCGTAGCGACATGATGCTCGTGGCGAAGCTCGACTTCGACAACAAGCGGATTACCGGCCTTTCGATTCCGAGAGACACCGAGTGCCGGCTTCCCGGCGACCGGATCCGGAAGATTAACGCGTACCACGCGATCGCGAAACCGGGCGAAGAGGCCGAGCTTACGAAGACGGCCGTCGAGCACCTTCTCAAAGGGGTGCGCATCGACCGAGTCGTTACCCTCGACTACGACGCCTTTCAGACAGTGGTGAATATGGTCGGCGGTGTGCCGGTAGAGGTCGACCGAACGATGGATTACGACGACAACGCCGGTAACCTTCATATCCATCTCAAGCCTGGTCGAGCCGTCCTCGACGGCTACAACGCGATGTGCTACGTTCGCTACCGACACGGTGACAGCGACTTCAAGCGTCAGGACCGCCAGAAGGCATTTCTCGTCGCCTTCAAAAATGCGGTCCTCGGCAAGCCGGGAATGATTGGGCAGGTCGCGGACCAGTCGATGGCGGTGCTCGGAAATGCGCTGAATGCCGACGAGATCGCCTCGCTCGCCCTGTTCGCCAAGGACGTTCCACCAGCAAACATTCAGATGGGCCAGGTGCCGGTAGTGGAAGGGAAAGGGACGCGGCTCTCGGTAAACGATAAGCAGCTACCTTCCGTGCTCGCCCAATACTTTCTCACCGACAGTTACGGTTCCCGAGTGAGCGTGGCACGATGA
- a CDS encoding AMMECR1 domain-containing protein: MVRFAREIVQAEVRHAAPPPMRDFGRASPVFVTIERNGQILGCRGSLAPRRATLAEELVDTARGAAAHDPRYRPVREQDLNGFLVTVTVVDRLEPISDAHGIRPEDGLVLSSGSKKGVVLPWEGKDPALRLKWAYQKAGVPVGSAVTLQRMVAERWRG, from the coding sequence TTGGTCCGATTCGCTCGCGAAATCGTTCAGGCCGAGGTGCGGCATGCAGCGCCGCCCCCGATGCGGGACTTTGGGCGAGCCTCGCCGGTCTTCGTGACCATCGAGCGGAACGGACAGATCCTCGGCTGCCGCGGAAGCTTGGCCCCCAGACGGGCCACCTTAGCGGAAGAACTAGTCGATACGGCCCGGGGAGCGGCGGCTCACGACCCCCGTTACCGACCCGTCCGCGAGCAGGACCTGAATGGCTTCCTAGTCACCGTGACCGTCGTCGACCGGCTGGAGCCGATCTCCGATGCGCACGGAATTCGCCCGGAGGATGGGCTAGTCCTCTCCTCTGGAAGTAAGAAAGGGGTGGTGCTCCCATGGGAGGGGAAGGACCCGGCGCTTCGCCTCAAGTGGGCGTACCAGAAGGCGGGAGTTCCCGTCGGGTCGGCGGTTACGTTACAAAGAATGGTTGCGGAGAGGTGGCGAGGATGA
- the lysS gene encoding lysine--tRNA ligase — protein MNEELSLREVRLVKLQRMRELGHDPYRVEKWERTQSAHEMLETFEEQKPVSFAGRVVSYRLMGKAGFAHISDGDGRIQGYFRKDDLGEVGWELYNLLDVGDHIGVKGYLFTTKTGEKSIHVSELQPLSKALQNLPIGKEKDGHVFYGLTDVDQRYRHRHLDLLSNADARRTLIDRMRITRAVRHYFDSHGYLEVETPILQIEAGGATARPFHTHYNAYETDVKLRISLELYLKRLICGDLPRVYEIGRVFRNEGVSQRHNPEFTLLEFYEAYADMETMMQRVEECFRFVANEVYGSPLLVDASCDEEGVGGGEKRSLDFGKPWKRVNLLQEIEGHTGLTHDDLSSLEKAQKALGHREVVNPATGKRINADDENNLGGLIEKLLEVFVEPTLQEPTFVVGYPIETSPLAKKDPNNPRMTQRFEGYILGKEVCNAFSEINDPIDQRERFEQQLGERAKGDDEAHPMDEEFIYALECGMPPTGGCGIGIDRMAMMLTGSDHLREVLLFPFMRPTAE, from the coding sequence ATGAACGAAGAGCTTTCCCTCCGTGAAGTGCGCCTCGTCAAGCTCCAGCGAATGCGCGAGCTTGGCCACGACCCGTACCGGGTCGAAAAATGGGAGCGCACCCAGAGCGCCCACGAGATGTTGGAGACGTTCGAGGAGCAGAAACCGGTCAGCTTCGCCGGACGCGTCGTCTCCTACCGTCTCATGGGCAAAGCCGGCTTCGCCCATATTTCCGACGGCGACGGCCGGATCCAAGGTTATTTCAGAAAGGACGACCTCGGCGAAGTCGGCTGGGAGCTGTACAACCTGCTCGATGTGGGCGACCACATTGGCGTCAAGGGATACCTCTTCACGACCAAGACGGGTGAAAAGTCGATCCACGTCAGCGAGCTCCAACCGCTAAGCAAGGCGCTCCAGAACCTGCCGATCGGCAAGGAAAAGGACGGTCACGTCTTCTACGGTCTTACCGACGTCGATCAACGGTACCGCCACCGCCACCTCGATCTCCTGTCGAACGCCGACGCCCGCCGCACCCTGATCGACCGGATGCGGATCACCCGAGCGGTCCGTCACTACTTCGACTCCCATGGGTACCTCGAGGTGGAGACCCCGATCCTGCAGATCGAAGCGGGCGGCGCGACCGCTCGGCCGTTCCACACCCATTACAACGCGTACGAGACGGACGTCAAGCTCCGGATCTCGCTTGAGCTGTACCTGAAGCGGCTGATCTGCGGCGATCTGCCGCGGGTGTACGAGATCGGCCGCGTCTTCCGAAACGAGGGGGTCTCCCAACGGCACAACCCGGAGTTCACGCTCTTGGAGTTCTATGAGGCGTACGCCGACATGGAGACGATGATGCAGCGGGTGGAAGAGTGCTTCCGCTTCGTCGCCAACGAAGTGTACGGAAGCCCCCTCCTCGTCGATGCATCGTGCGATGAGGAGGGGGTTGGGGGTGGAGAAAAAAGATCCCTCGACTTCGGCAAGCCGTGGAAGCGGGTCAACCTCCTCCAAGAGATCGAGGGTCACACCGGGCTGACTCACGACGACCTCTCGTCCCTGGAGAAGGCTCAGAAGGCACTCGGCCACCGCGAGGTCGTTAATCCGGCCACGGGCAAGCGGATTAACGCGGACGACGAGAACAACCTTGGCGGACTGATCGAAAAGCTCCTGGAAGTCTTTGTCGAACCCACTCTCCAGGAGCCGACGTTCGTGGTCGGCTACCCGATCGAGACGTCGCCGCTGGCCAAGAAGGACCCGAACAACCCGCGGATGACGCAGCGGTTCGAGGGGTACATCCTAGGCAAAGAGGTGTGCAATGCCTTCTCCGAGATCAACGATCCGATCGACCAGCGCGAGCGGTTCGAGCAGCAGCTCGGGGAGCGCGCCAAGGGCGACGACGAGGCACATCCGATGGACGAAGAGTTCATCTACGCCCTCGAATGCGGTATGCCGCCGACCGGCGGCTGCGGTATCGGCATCGACCGGATGGCGATGATGCTCACGGGCAGCGACCACCTCCGAGAAGTCCTCCTCTTCCCCTTCATGCGGCCGACCGCCGAGTGA